In Colletotrichum higginsianum IMI 349063 chromosome 1, whole genome shotgun sequence, one genomic interval encodes:
- a CDS encoding Nuclear pore protein, which translates to MKRSDSSRSIPSLVQSNNGDAETPRPMTAMPGREKSFLDNKEPAVTSVAEEKTTPTTVPEEKETPAAAAAAAATETAAAQPKAVSVAETAQTAEDDAEDSSSEDEDDDEKNTAETREPQGAQLATRVAILPPRPATPDADKRISYHEDADLHIKVRESNGAVVVYSVRSAALASASRVWKDLLAKNTAPVLELHSAADTASGLDVLFSIAHFKFHELPAMPNVGELYDLALASDKYAATHLLVPFMKDWVVALNRHVLMAGARNDEDKTLVLSWVFGEARWFSRVLAKAAFKSRVGTDGALLDSKGRPWRDQPVSDEVVGMLAAARAEAVEKIIKAVSNPVHRLLNPSCYPGEEVRYCHAGTDDGTAEDCEQLLLGSAIMGLTKSKLWPPPEPAKIKVSAVDLARAYGEVRIRRYQTPGLRFRETQPEGAPVEDPHAKCGFGHREVLDKILNTPAKMAASVVGQLITRAKKSGAFGDELFADLKEYVQDGGAAVTVEGEDLKTDPVHYKQVRVKTNDVVENKTPADDDDDDEEDDESSSESDDE; encoded by the exons ATGAAGCGCTCCGACTCGTCCCGCAGCATCCCGTCTCTGGTCCAGTCCAAcaacggcgatgccgagacACCACGACCCATGACCGCCATGCCCGGCAGGGAAAAGAGCTTCCTCGACAACAAGGAGCCTGCCGTCAcctccgtcgccgaggagaagaccACGCCTACAACCGTgcccgaggagaaggagacgcccgccgctgccgctgccgctgccgcaaCCGAGACCGCTGCTGCTCAGCCCAAGGCCGTGTCCGTGGCCGAGACTGCCCAGaccgccgaggacgatgccgaagactcctcgtccgaggatgaggacgacgacgagaagaacaCGGCCGAGACCCGCGAGCCCCAGGGCGCCCAGCTCGCGACTCGCGTTGCCATCCTGCCCCCTCGCCCCGCGACCCCCGATGCCGACAAGAGGATCTCGTACcacgaggacgccgacctcCACATCAAGGTCCGCGAGtccaacggcgccgtcgtcgtctacTCGGTCCGGTCCGCGGCCCTCGCGTCCGCCTCCCGCGTCTGGAAGGACCTGCTCGCCAAGAACACGGCCCccgtcctcgagctgcaCTCGGCCGCCGACACGGCCAGCGGCCTCGACGTGCTCTTCTCCATCGCCCACTTCAAGTTCCACGAGCTGCCGGCCATGCCcaacgtcggcgagctcTACGACCTCGCCCTGGCCTCGGACAAGTACGCCGCCACCCACCTGCTCGTCCCCTTCATGAAGGACTGGGTCGTCGCCCTGAACCGCCACGTCCTCATGGCCGGCGCCCgcaacgacgaggacaagacGCTCGTCCTCAGCTGGGTCTTTGGCGAGGCCCGCTGGTTCAGCCGTGTgctggccaaggccgccttCAAGTCCCGCGTCGGcaccgacggcgccctcctcgactcCAAGGGCCGCCCTTGGAGGGACCAGCCCgtctcggacgaggtcgtcggcatgctggccgccgcccgcgccgaggccgtcgagaagatcATCAAGGCCGTCAGCAACCCCgtccaccgcctcctcaacCCCTCGTGCTAcccgggcgaggaggtccGCTACTGCCacgccggcaccgacgacggcaccgccgaggactgcgagcagctcctcctcggctccGCCATCATGGGCCTGACCAAGTCCAAGCTGTGGCCGCCCCCGGAGCCCGCCAAGATCAAGGTcagcgccgtcgacctcgcccggGCCTACGGCGAGGTCCGCATCCGCCGCTACCAGACCCCCGGCCTGCGCTTCCGCGAGACCCAGCCCGAGGGTGCCCCGGTCGAGGACCCCCACGCCAAGTGCGGCTTCGGCCAccgcgaggtcctcgacAAGATCCTCAACACGCCCGCCAAGATGGCCGccagcgtcgtcggccagctcaTCACCCGCGCCAAGAAGTCGGGCGCgttcggcgacgagctcttCGCGGACCTGAAGGAGTACGtccaggacggcggcgccgccgtcaccgtcgagggcgaggacctGAAGACCGACCCCGTCCACTACAAGCAGGTCCGCGTCAAGACCAACGACGTTGTCGAGAACAAGACCCCGGCCGATG acgacgacgatgatgaggaggatgacgagtcCAGCTCcgagagcgacgacgagtaG